One Staphylococcus ratti DNA segment encodes these proteins:
- a CDS encoding anthranilate synthase component I, producing MNIKYRIINAPVNPETFARHRKHKIILESTTTHQTKGRYSMVVFDTYGKCELVEDALYIQTPYETKTIQTQPFEHLKQYIDKCKATIEHPELAQLPFISGFLGYCSFDLVRHAFPILKQQAIVGETSDVLFHMVESVYVFDHYMEQIYIIATDFFSNATDSELNERLDGMISEFEKVQLFENEKSVHLPSKNIQSNISDETLIQRITAFKSLIQQGDMFQVVPSRIYRYEHHFGASRGRLAYQLYQQLKRNNPSPYMFYYHMEGPILVGSSPESFVKVKQNEVMTNPIAGTIKRGATVEEDSANEQALIQDEKELSEHRMLVDLGRNDILRIARPESLKIPKLMTVERYEHVMHIVSEVVGTLDDHTSPMDVITSLLPTGTVSGAPKIRAIQRIYAYHPYKRGVYSGGIGYINCDHSLDLALVIRTMVIDDTFVNVEAGCGVVYDSIPEKELEEIRLKAKSLLEVVL from the coding sequence ATGAACATTAAATATCGTATTATCAATGCACCTGTAAACCCTGAAACATTTGCTAGACATCGAAAGCACAAAATTATTTTAGAGAGTACAACAACACATCAAACAAAAGGACGTTATTCTATGGTCGTTTTTGATACGTATGGAAAATGTGAGCTTGTTGAAGACGCACTTTACATTCAAACGCCATATGAAACAAAAACGATTCAAACTCAGCCTTTTGAACATTTGAAGCAGTACATTGACAAGTGTAAAGCAACAATTGAACATCCAGAGTTAGCGCAACTTCCTTTTATTTCGGGATTTTTAGGTTATTGTAGTTTTGATCTCGTAAGACATGCTTTTCCAATTTTGAAGCAACAAGCTATTGTTGGAGAAACGAGCGACGTCTTATTTCACATGGTAGAGTCTGTATATGTATTCGATCATTATATGGAACAAATTTATATTATCGCAACGGATTTCTTCTCGAATGCAACAGACTCAGAATTGAATGAACGATTAGATGGGATGATCTCAGAATTTGAAAAAGTACAGTTGTTTGAAAATGAAAAAAGTGTTCATCTACCATCTAAAAACATCCAAAGTAATATTTCTGACGAGACGTTAATACAACGAATAACGGCTTTTAAATCATTAATTCAACAAGGAGATATGTTTCAAGTTGTACCTTCAAGAATATACCGCTATGAACATCACTTCGGAGCTTCTCGTGGTAGATTGGCGTATCAATTGTATCAACAACTTAAACGCAATAATCCTAGCCCGTACATGTTTTATTACCATATGGAAGGGCCGATTCTTGTCGGAAGTTCCCCCGAGAGTTTTGTAAAAGTGAAGCAAAACGAGGTCATGACCAATCCGATTGCTGGTACGATAAAAAGGGGAGCTACCGTTGAAGAAGATAGCGCAAATGAACAGGCACTTATTCAAGATGAAAAAGAATTAAGTGAACATCGTATGCTCGTAGATTTAGGTAGAAATGATATTTTAAGAATTGCACGCCCTGAATCATTAAAAATTCCTAAATTAATGACAGTAGAACGTTATGAACATGTGATGCACATTGTAAGTGAGGTTGTCGGTACGTTAGATGACCATACTTCACCTATGGATGTGATTACTTCATTATTGCCAACCGGAACCGTTTCTGGTGCGCCGAAAATAAGGGCGATACAACGGATTTATGCTTATCATCCATACAAACGGGGCGTTTACAGTGGAGGTATTGGTTATATCAATTGTGATCATTCACTTGATTTAGCGCTTGTCATACGTACTATGGTTATCGATGATACATTTGTGAATGTGGAAGCTGGTTGTGGCGTAGTTTATGATTCTATTCCTGAAAAGGAGCTTGAAGAAATTCGGCTAAAAGCTAAAAGTTTGTTGGAGGTGGTGCTATGA
- a CDS encoding anthranilate synthase component II, protein MILVIDNYDSFTYNLVDLFHPYDEVKVRYPDDSSIFDLCPDVLVISPGPGHPDDTPYLNRIIKHFNALPILGVCLGAQALYRYYGGEVKVGRQVMHGKIDRLQFEQATPLYQNISEYSDIMRYHSLICEEITCPSALIITGRTEDAIQSFEHRTHLHYGIQYHPESFASPEVTKIVHNFMELAQKGVKPHDFA, encoded by the coding sequence ATGATTCTTGTCATCGATAATTATGATTCGTTTACGTATAATTTGGTCGATTTATTTCATCCATATGATGAAGTAAAAGTGCGTTACCCAGATGATTCAAGTATTTTTGATTTATGTCCTGACGTGCTTGTAATCTCTCCTGGACCAGGGCATCCTGATGATACCCCATATCTCAATAGAATTATTAAACATTTCAATGCGTTACCTATTTTAGGGGTTTGTTTAGGCGCGCAAGCTTTGTATAGGTATTATGGTGGCGAAGTAAAGGTAGGGCGACAAGTGATGCATGGTAAAATAGATCGGCTTCAATTTGAACAAGCAACACCTTTATACCAAAATATATCTGAATATTCCGACATCATGCGTTATCATTCTTTAATTTGTGAAGAGATAACGTGTCCGAGTGCACTCATCATAACAGGGCGCACAGAGGATGCGATTCAATCTTTTGAACATCGAACACATTTGCATTATGGCATTCAATATCATCCAGAATCATTCGCAAGTCCAGAAGTTACAAAGATCGTGCATAATTTCATGGAACTTGCTCAGAAGGGAGTTAAACCTCATGACTTTGCTTGA
- the trpD gene encoding anthranilate phosphoribosyltransferase: MTLLESLRNKNALTPQEITTFVQTLLSEDVNLTEKVTLLEAYTDKGETSEELFALASELIQTTYLPQPKYPGSMCVCGTGGDGSNSFNISTTVSFVVAAAGVPVIKHGNKSVTSKSGSVDILKALHVPTTSMSEVSSQVAMTNLAFISATQAYPIMKNLQPVRRSIAKPTIFNIVGPIINPFQLDYQVMGIFDSKRMAIVAETLKQLGRKKALVVHGAGGMDEATLSGENQLYEIDNGIIKHYTLKATDLGLRYAPNSALRGGTPEENKAITLGILDGTDTSVRRDVVILNTALALYAAEKAIDFQDGVIQAAHLIQSGQAYRLYKKMVKEEHDVYIG, from the coding sequence ATGACTTTGCTTGAATCACTACGTAACAAAAATGCACTTACGCCACAAGAAATAACAACTTTTGTACAAACATTACTTTCAGAAGATGTGAATTTAACTGAAAAAGTGACGTTACTTGAAGCTTATACGGACAAAGGCGAGACGTCGGAGGAATTATTTGCGCTTGCTTCAGAATTAATTCAGACGACCTATTTACCACAACCTAAATACCCCGGTAGCATGTGTGTATGTGGGACAGGGGGCGATGGTTCAAATAGTTTTAATATCTCAACAACAGTATCGTTTGTTGTGGCAGCTGCGGGTGTCCCAGTCATCAAACATGGCAATAAAAGTGTGACTTCGAAATCTGGAAGCGTCGATATTTTGAAGGCGTTGCATGTGCCTACAACATCGATGTCAGAAGTTTCAAGTCAAGTCGCTATGACGAACCTCGCATTTATAAGTGCTACACAAGCCTATCCAATTATGAAAAATTTGCAGCCAGTTCGGCGCTCTATCGCCAAGCCTACCATTTTTAACATAGTAGGTCCTATCATTAACCCTTTTCAATTAGATTATCAAGTGATGGGAATATTTGATTCGAAACGTATGGCAATCGTAGCGGAAACATTGAAGCAATTAGGTCGAAAAAAGGCGCTCGTTGTCCATGGAGCTGGAGGCATGGATGAGGCGACATTGTCGGGAGAAAATCAACTTTATGAAATTGATAATGGCATCATTAAACACTATACACTTAAGGCAACAGATTTAGGATTACGTTATGCCCCTAATTCAGCGCTTCGAGGTGGCACACCTGAAGAAAATAAAGCCATTACGCTCGGCATTTTAGATGGCACAGATACTTCAGTACGTAGAGACGTTGTTATTTTAAATACAGCACTGGCACTTTATGCGGCAGAAAAAGCGATTGATTTTCAAGACGGTGTCATTCAAGCTGCACATTTAATTCAAAGTGGGCAAGCTTATCGTCTCTATAAAAAGATGGTAAAGGAGGAGCATGATGTCTATATTGGATGA
- the trpC gene encoding indole-3-glycerol phosphate synthase TrpC, whose amino-acid sequence MSILDEIVTYKKMLLETGYYEAKLKTLPHVDVHHKSTLVERLEQSRHVEVIAEIKSQSPTVRDIPERPLEHQIQAYCEGGAAAISILTDEQFFNGTFERLADLTQQTDLPVLCKDFMIDERQIDVAKRAGASIILLIVHILSDAQLKRLYRYAQQLNLEVLVEVHNERELERAQRLCPKIIGVNNRDLQHFVTKVEHTNKILKNKSNDIYYISESGIKTSTDVEKIVPSGIHGVLVGETLMKAEYPATLLQTFKRKRVGSRCI is encoded by the coding sequence ATGTCTATATTGGATGAGATTGTAACTTATAAAAAAATGTTATTGGAGACAGGGTATTACGAAGCAAAACTCAAAACGCTACCACATGTTGACGTACATCATAAATCGACATTAGTAGAACGGTTAGAACAAAGTAGGCATGTAGAAGTTATAGCGGAAATTAAGTCTCAAAGTCCAACGGTGCGCGATATACCTGAGCGCCCTTTAGAGCATCAAATTCAAGCGTACTGTGAAGGAGGCGCTGCAGCAATTTCTATTTTAACGGATGAGCAGTTTTTTAATGGTACATTTGAACGTCTTGCGGATTTAACACAACAAACAGATCTTCCTGTTTTATGTAAAGATTTTATGATTGATGAACGGCAAATTGATGTTGCGAAGCGAGCGGGGGCGTCTATTATTTTACTCATCGTGCATATTTTAAGTGATGCGCAACTGAAGCGTTTATACCGTTATGCGCAACAACTTAATTTAGAAGTATTAGTTGAAGTTCATAACGAAAGAGAGCTAGAACGTGCACAGCGTCTCTGTCCTAAAATAATTGGCGTAAATAATCGAGATTTACAACATTTCGTGACGAAGGTAGAACATACCAATAAGATTTTAAAAAATAAAAGCAATGACATTTATTATATTTCGGAAAGTGGCATTAAAACAAGTACAGATGTTGAAAAAATAGTACCGTCAGGCATTCATGGCGTGCTTGTCGGTGAGACGCTTATGAAGGCGGAGTACCCAGCAACATTACTTCAAACATTTAAACGAAAAAGGGTTGGAAGCAGATGTATCTAA
- a CDS encoding phosphoribosylanthranilate isomerase has translation MYLKYCGFTREKDIQVACHLNIDAIGIITYPKSKRYVERDKLVQLFENVPSYIDRVAVTVNTPIEALLNLVQTSNINVLQLHGNESVETVKALKTSCPSIKIFKAIPAHNDCIQQVKTFAPLVDKILVDTPTALFGGSGETFDWKVLSECTETPILVAGGLNNHNVKTLIKHYPHIEGLDVSSGIERAKGIKDSRKMAQFIDTVKGALK, from the coding sequence ATGTATCTAAAGTATTGTGGATTTACACGCGAAAAAGATATTCAAGTGGCATGTCATCTTAATATCGATGCGATTGGTATCATTACGTATCCCAAAAGTAAACGATATGTCGAACGTGACAAACTTGTCCAACTTTTCGAGAATGTCCCTTCTTATATTGATCGTGTAGCAGTCACTGTTAATACGCCTATAGAAGCGTTATTAAATCTTGTGCAAACTTCCAATATTAATGTGTTGCAACTTCATGGTAATGAATCAGTTGAAACTGTAAAAGCGTTAAAAACAAGTTGTCCAAGTATTAAAATTTTTAAAGCGATTCCAGCGCACAATGATTGTATTCAACAAGTGAAAACATTTGCCCCTTTAGTAGATAAGATTTTAGTAGATACGCCGACTGCATTGTTTGGTGGTTCTGGAGAGACATTTGATTGGAAAGTGTTATCTGAATGTACGGAAACGCCAATTTTAGTTGCAGGAGGGTTGAATAATCATAATGTTAAAACGTTAATCAAGCATTACCCTCACATTGAAGGGCTTGACGTTTCAAGCGGTATAGAACGAGCGAAAGGGATTAAAGACAGTAGGAAAATGGCACAATTCATTGACACGGTGAAAGGAGCATTGAAATGA
- the trpB gene encoding tryptophan synthase subunit beta — translation MKHIQLQADENGLFGGYGGRYVPETLMPAIQELKEAFDEAQQDPTFLETFQTYLKEYVGRETPLTYAQSYTEQLGGAKVYLKREDLNHTGAHKINNAIGQALIAKRMGKKKLVAETGAGQHGVASATVAALFDMELVVFMGAEDIKRQQLNVFRMELLGAKVVSVEEGQGTLSDAVNKALQYWVAHVEDTHYLLGSALGPDPFPTMVREFQRVIGDEIKRQIQEKEQRLPNAVVACIGGGSNAIGTFYPFITDDVKLYGVEAAGEGAHTNRHALAISKGKKGILHGAKMYLIQDDHHQIELAHSISAGLDYPGVGPEHCYYHDIGRVTYASATDDEAMEALVRFTKAEGIIPAIESAHALSYVEKLAPKMQKDEIIVVTISGRGDKDMETIRQYTAQKRGESHA, via the coding sequence ATGAAACATATACAATTACAAGCAGATGAAAATGGCTTATTCGGTGGTTATGGCGGCCGCTATGTACCAGAAACGCTAATGCCAGCAATTCAGGAACTGAAAGAAGCATTTGATGAAGCACAACAAGACCCCACTTTTTTAGAAACATTTCAGACGTATTTAAAAGAATATGTTGGGCGTGAAACACCGTTAACGTATGCGCAATCGTATACAGAACAATTAGGAGGTGCAAAAGTTTATTTGAAACGTGAAGATTTGAATCATACAGGTGCGCATAAAATTAATAATGCGATTGGGCAAGCTTTAATTGCAAAACGCATGGGCAAAAAGAAGCTTGTAGCAGAAACTGGTGCAGGACAACATGGTGTAGCGAGTGCAACAGTAGCAGCATTATTTGATATGGAGCTTGTCGTATTTATGGGTGCAGAAGATATTAAACGTCAACAGTTGAATGTTTTTCGAATGGAGTTGCTCGGTGCGAAGGTTGTATCTGTCGAAGAAGGCCAAGGAACGTTATCTGATGCGGTAAACAAAGCTTTACAATATTGGGTCGCACATGTTGAGGATACCCATTATTTATTGGGATCGGCGTTAGGGCCAGACCCATTTCCGACAATGGTACGTGAATTTCAACGGGTTATTGGCGACGAAATTAAACGTCAAATTCAAGAAAAAGAGCAACGTTTACCAAATGCAGTTGTGGCATGTATTGGAGGCGGTTCAAACGCGATTGGCACGTTTTATCCTTTTATTACAGACGATGTGAAACTTTATGGTGTTGAAGCTGCAGGAGAAGGCGCGCATACGAATCGGCATGCGCTTGCAATTTCAAAAGGGAAGAAAGGTATTTTACACGGTGCGAAAATGTATTTAATTCAAGATGACCATCATCAAATTGAGTTAGCGCATTCGATTTCAGCTGGCTTAGACTATCCAGGTGTTGGGCCGGAACATTGTTATTACCATGATATTGGAAGAGTGACCTATGCATCTGCCACGGATGATGAAGCGATGGAAGCACTTGTTCGTTTTACTAAAGCTGAAGGTATTATTCCAGCGATTGAAAGTGCGCATGCTTTAAGTTATGTTGAAAAATTGGCACCAAAGATGCAGAAAGATGAGATTATTGTCGTCACGATATCAGGTCGTGGAGATAAAGATATGGAGACGATACGTCAATATACGGCGCAAAAGAGAGGTGAGTCTCATGCGTAA
- the trpA gene encoding tryptophan synthase subunit alpha produces MRKQFVAYIMGGPNFIESLKLLDSEGADYVEIGVPFSDPVADGPIIKKAGEKAIQARMTLEKILEQLKIHQKEIKAKTIIMTYAHMIEAYGEAAFMQALDEADVYGLIIPDMPFEYTEQLKARYPQRHVKIISLIAMTAHEARMKQIAEQAEGFIYTVTMNQTTGQNAQFHPELKAKIKAIQQYTSIPVMAGFGIRDETQVTDIVSVADGVIIGSEIVRRLDEDGIEATRPFLKNMRKVLNETDA; encoded by the coding sequence ATGCGTAAACAGTTTGTCGCATATATTATGGGAGGTCCTAACTTTATAGAGTCGTTAAAACTTCTTGATAGCGAAGGGGCAGATTATGTCGAGATAGGCGTGCCTTTTTCAGATCCTGTTGCTGACGGTCCTATTATTAAAAAAGCTGGCGAAAAAGCGATTCAAGCAAGGATGACGTTAGAAAAGATTTTGGAACAATTGAAAATACATCAAAAAGAAATTAAAGCGAAAACAATTATAATGACCTATGCGCATATGATAGAAGCTTATGGTGAAGCGGCATTTATGCAAGCGCTAGATGAGGCCGATGTGTATGGTTTAATTATTCCGGATATGCCATTTGAATATACGGAACAATTGAAAGCACGTTACCCTCAAAGACATGTGAAAATCATTTCATTAATTGCGATGACTGCGCATGAGGCACGTATGAAACAAATAGCGGAACAAGCAGAAGGTTTCATTTATACGGTAACAATGAATCAAACTACAGGACAAAATGCGCAATTTCATCCAGAGTTAAAAGCTAAAATCAAAGCGATTCAGCAGTATACGTCTATTCCAGTAATGGCTGGATTTGGCATTCGTGATGAAACACAAGTAACTGATATCGTGTCTGTGGCAGATGGTGTAATTATAGGAAGCGAAATTGTCCGACGATTAGATGAAGACGGGATTGAGGCAACACGACCATTTTTAAAAAACATGCGAAAAGTTTTAAATGAAACAGATGCATAA
- a CDS encoding HAD family hydrolase has translation MAYTFIFDLDDTLYDQLEAFNIAYQYHFADSDINVATLYRHFRHYSDDVFDQTQNGDMTVTEMQIYRITEAANDFDIALPEKKALAFQRDYEQAQQRITLSHPIKTMLYALKQKHTLMGVITNGEGHHQRMKIKALELDRIIPEKHIFISAETGMYKPDVALFKLVEQALDLKPQNTFYIGDNFENDVVGALNAGWHTIWFNRRNRSATLKGYQPDYYVDSEEGLVEVIEKLQNEHLK, from the coding sequence ATGGCTTACACGTTTATTTTTGATTTAGATGACACGTTATACGATCAACTTGAAGCTTTTAACATTGCATATCAGTATCATTTTGCGGACAGTGATATCAATGTAGCAACGCTGTATCGTCATTTTCGACATTACAGTGATGACGTCTTTGATCAAACACAAAATGGCGATATGACCGTGACTGAAATGCAAATATACCGTATCACAGAAGCAGCGAATGATTTTGATATTGCTTTGCCAGAAAAAAAGGCACTAGCATTTCAAAGAGACTATGAACAAGCGCAACAGCGTATCACATTATCCCATCCTATTAAAACAATGTTATATGCGTTAAAACAAAAGCACACTTTAATGGGCGTCATTACAAATGGTGAAGGGCACCATCAACGCATGAAAATAAAAGCTCTAGAGCTTGACCGCATCATACCAGAAAAACATATATTTATTTCTGCAGAAACAGGGATGTATAAGCCAGATGTCGCACTATTCAAACTGGTTGAACAAGCATTAGATTTAAAGCCCCAGAACACATTTTACATCGGAGACAATTTTGAAAATGATGTCGTTGGAGCACTTAATGCGGGATGGCACACCATTTGGTTTAACCGTCGCAATCGTTCGGCAACCCTTAAAGGTTATCAACCTGATTATTATGTAGATTCAGAAGAAGGGCTTGTTGAAGTGATTGAAAAATTACAAAATGAGCACTTAAAATAA
- a CDS encoding 6-pyruvoyl trahydropterin synthase family protein, producing the protein MAKFDDVKPPKHFARHQKTVLILRHYEFCADARIFFNETSYHDLEDNRYLLDIELWSKTDELGMAVDFRIIDNIYKTHLEPSLEGQLLNETLPDMNITLENLIHWIWETFSTHLPDNVSLNAITMYESPDQGVRFTRDIMAQ; encoded by the coding sequence ATGGCAAAATTCGATGATGTCAAGCCACCCAAACACTTTGCAAGACACCAAAAAACCGTTTTAATTTTAAGACATTACGAATTCTGTGCGGACGCCCGCATCTTTTTTAACGAAACTTCGTACCATGATTTAGAAGATAATCGTTATTTGTTAGATATAGAACTTTGGTCTAAAACAGATGAACTTGGTATGGCCGTTGACTTTAGGATTATTGATAACATTTACAAAACCCATCTTGAACCTTCACTTGAGGGACAATTATTAAATGAAACTTTGCCAGATATGAATATTACTTTAGAAAACTTAATTCATTGGATTTGGGAAACTTTCAGTACACATCTCCCAGATAACGTCTCACTTAACGCTATTACTATGTATGAATCACCTGATCAGGGCGTCCGTTTTACACGCGACATTATGGCACAATAA
- a CDS encoding FAD-binding oxidoreductase codes for MQHETLESALKLLLGERLFLDTASRISYGYDGSFGQYVPEFVTQPLSTKEVQEIVKLANRFNEPIYPRGAGTNLSGGALPVHGGIVIDFSQWDEVTIYPNDLIIKTRPGVKTSTIHALAEAHQLMYPPDPSSSAVCTIGGNLAENAGGPHGVKYGVTKDYVIGLEVVTAQGELIRTGGQTIKNVTGYDLTKLLVGSEGTLGIITEATLRLIPKPKATQTAMIVFKDLESAGRSISQILTSGVRPSKMEILDHHAINKVVDYAGLDLPRAAAAILLVEVDGEPDALTKEMETIRVALEKIGVEHIEIAKTKEQEAELWRVRKAVSPAVVESGYTKISEDATVPLSKIPHMFKKISELKHKYQLSIVVFGHAGDGNLHPTINANMRDKTAIQNVEQAVEEIFNYAIELGGTLSGEHGIGTMKKAFMTRELGTEGVAFQKAIKQALDPDNVLNPGKIFPAEGETRLVLHND; via the coding sequence ATGCAACATGAAACGCTTGAAAGCGCCTTAAAATTACTTTTAGGCGAACGACTTTTTTTAGATACGGCTTCTCGAATATCATACGGATATGATGGATCATTTGGACAGTACGTGCCTGAATTTGTGACGCAACCACTTTCAACAAAAGAAGTTCAAGAGATAGTTAAACTGGCGAACCGTTTTAACGAACCGATTTATCCAAGAGGTGCTGGTACAAATTTGTCAGGTGGCGCACTGCCTGTACATGGGGGGATTGTCATTGATTTTTCTCAATGGGATGAGGTGACAATTTATCCGAACGATTTAATTATTAAAACACGACCAGGCGTGAAAACATCGACAATACACGCTTTAGCGGAAGCACATCAACTTATGTATCCACCTGATCCTTCTTCATCTGCGGTATGCACAATAGGAGGAAATCTTGCAGAAAATGCGGGTGGGCCACATGGCGTAAAATATGGTGTGACAAAAGATTATGTCATAGGGCTTGAGGTAGTTACAGCGCAAGGAGAACTTATTCGGACAGGCGGTCAAACAATTAAAAATGTGACAGGTTATGATTTAACAAAGTTGCTAGTAGGTTCAGAGGGGACGCTAGGCATTATTACTGAAGCAACTTTACGTTTAATTCCAAAGCCTAAAGCTACACAAACGGCGATGATTGTGTTTAAAGATTTGGAAAGTGCAGGGCGTTCAATTTCTCAAATTTTAACTTCGGGCGTCAGACCGTCGAAAATGGAGATTTTAGATCATCATGCGATTAATAAAGTGGTTGATTATGCAGGATTAGATTTGCCAAGAGCAGCAGCTGCAATATTGCTTGTGGAAGTGGATGGTGAGCCGGATGCTTTAACAAAAGAAATGGAAACGATTCGAGTCGCACTTGAAAAAATTGGTGTAGAGCATATTGAAATTGCAAAGACAAAAGAACAAGAGGCAGAATTGTGGCGTGTGCGTAAGGCAGTGTCACCTGCAGTGGTGGAGAGTGGCTACACTAAAATTTCTGAAGATGCGACTGTGCCATTAAGCAAAATCCCACATATGTTTAAAAAGATATCAGAACTAAAGCACAAATATCAGTTAAGTATTGTTGTTTTTGGACATGCAGGTGATGGCAATTTACATCCGACCATTAATGCCAACATGCGAGATAAAACGGCGATACAAAATGTAGAGCAAGCAGTAGAAGAAATATTCAATTATGCTATTGAACTCGGTGGCACTTTATCAGGTGAACACGGCATTGGAACGATGAAAAAAGCCTTCATGACGCGAGAACTCGGAACAGAAGGCGTTGCTTTTCAAAAAGCAATTAAACAAGCTTTAGATCCTGACAACGTATTAAATCCAGGAAAGATTTTTCCAGCTGAAGGTGAAACAAGATTGGTGTTGCACAATGACTAA